The Streptomyces sp. NBC_00335 DNA window CCGCGTTCCGGGCCCGGCACGCCCGGCCCGTGGAGCACCAGACGGAGGAGGACGGGGGCAACGAGGCGGCGGTCGCCCGACTGGCCGCGCTGGTCCGGCCGTTCCTGCTGCGGCGCAAGAAGTCCGATCCGGGGATCGCCCCCGAACTGCCGCCGAAGACGGAGACCGACCACCCCGTGTCCCTCACCCGCGAGCAGGCTTCCCTCTACCAAGCGGCGGTGGACGAGGCGATGGCCGTGATCGGCGCGAGCGAGGGCATCGAGCGGCGCGGCATGATCATGAAGCTGCTGGCCTCGCTCAAGCAGATCTGCAACCACCCCGCGCAGTTCTTGAAGGAGGACCAGCCCCGGATCGCGCACCGTTCCGGGAAGCTGGCCCTCCTCGACGAGCTGCTCGACACGATCCTGGCCGAGGGCGGATCCGTGCTGGTCTTCACGCAGTACGTGACGATGGCCCGGCTCATCGAGCGCCATCTGACGGCGCGCGGGATCTCCCACCAACTGCTGCACGGGGGCACGCCCGTTCCGCGCCGCGAGGAGCTCGTGGACCGCTTCCAGGCGGGCGAGTTCCCGGTGTTTCTGCTCTCCCTCAAGGCCGCGGGCACCGGGCTCAACCTCACCCGCGCCGGCCACGTCATCCACTACGACCGCTGGTGGAACCCGGCCGTCGAGGAACAGGCCACCGACCGCGCCTACCGCATCGGCCAGACCCAGCCCGTCCAGGTCCACCGCATCATCGCGGAGGGCACCGTCGAGGACCGGATCGCCGAAATGCTGGAGGCGAAGCGGGCGCTGGCCGATGCCGTGCTCGGCTCCGGCGAGACGGCGCTGACCGAGCTCACCGACCGCGAGCTGGCCGACCTCGTCTCCCTGCGCAGGCCCGGATGATCACCGCGCGCGACGACCGCCGCCGCACCTTCGAGACCGTGCCGCCGGGGGTGGAGGCCGTCAGCTGGTGGGGCCGGGCCTGGGTGTCCGCCCTGGAGACGGTGGCCCGCGACGGAGCCCGCCTGACCCGGGGGCGGACGTACGCCGCCGAGGGCCACGTCGACGCCGTCACCATCACCCCGGGCCGGATCGTGGCCTACGTACGGGGCAGCCGGCCGCGGCCATACCGCACCGAGCTGTCCCTGCCCGCCTTCTCGGACACCGAGTGGAGCGAGCTGCTCGAATCGGTGGTCGCCGATCCGACGGCGCTGGCCGCGCTGCTGGAGCGGGAGGTCCCGGAGTCCCTCTCCGAGTCGGTCCTGCCCGGTGCGGGAGAGCTCGTGCCGCGCTGCTCCTGCCCCGACGTCGCCCGCCCGCCCTGCAAGCACGCCGCGGCCCTCTGCTACCGCGCGGCCCGGCTCCTGGACGCCGACCCCTTCGTCCTGCTCCTGCTGCGCGGCCGCGGGGAGCGGGAGCTGCTGGAGGAGCTCACCCGCCGCAACGCCGCCCACGCCGCACGTGAACAGCCCGATGAGACACCGGACTTCCCCGGCGTACCCGCCCGTGCCGCGCTGGTCCGCACCGTGCTGCCGCCACTGCCCGCTCCGCTGGCGGCGCCCTCCGCCGTCGGGATGCCGCCCGCGTATCCGGCCGACCCGGCGGCCCCGGACCCGCTCGCCCTGGACCAGCTCGCCGCGGACGCGGCCGCCCGCGCCCTGGCGCTGTTGCGCACCGCCGAGGATCCGATGGCCGGGCTGAGCCGCTGGCAGGACGCCGTCCGGCTGGCCTCGGCCCATCCCACCGCCGGGCTCACCGGCGCCGCCCGCGCCCTCTACCGCGAGCTGGCCCGCGCCACGGGACGCAGCACCACGGACCTGGCCCGGGGGGCGGCCGCCTGGAGGCAGGGCGGTCTGCCCGCCCTGCTCGCCCTCGAAGAGCCCTGGGACCCGCCGGCGGGCCCCTTCGACCGGGCCCGCCCGGCGCTCCTCGCCGCCGCCCAGGGCGCGTTCCGCCCCGACCGGAACCGGCTGACGGGCACCGGCCGGCAGCTCCGGCTCGGCCGGGACGCCCTCTGGTACTCCTACGAGAACCGCCTGGGCGACGACGACTGGTGGCCCACGGGCCGCCGCCCCTCGCCGGACCCGGTCACGGCCCTGCTGGGCTGAGCCCGGCCGCCCAGCGGTCGAGGGTGGTGAAGTCCTGCGGGCGCAGGCCGTGGCGGGGGTGGATGCGCAGGAGCAGGGCCGGGGCCGGGTGGTGGGCGGCGACCCAGGCGCGGTCCCGGGGCGTGATCAAGTCGTCGACCCAGGCGAAGGGGCGGCCGGCCGCCCATTCCACGAGCGGGCGGGTCTTCCAGAAGAGGCCGTCGGGGTCGCGGGTGAAGAGTTCCGGCCACTCGATGACAGGAAGATCAGCGGGTAGTCCGATGTGCGGGGAGATCAGTGTGTTGGCCTCGTGCGTCCAGGCGGTGGCCCAGGCGATTTCGTAGGGCAGGGCCAGCAGCCGGGCGCCGTGGGCCGGGTGCAGGCGCACCCGCAGGCCGCGCCTGGTGCTGCGGGATTCCGGTGCGCGGTAGGACAGCCAGATGCTCGGACGCATCCGGTGGCTGGTGTATCCGCGGAGACCCGCGAGGCG harbors:
- a CDS encoding SWIM zinc finger family protein, producing the protein MITARDDRRRTFETVPPGVEAVSWWGRAWVSALETVARDGARLTRGRTYAAEGHVDAVTITPGRIVAYVRGSRPRPYRTELSLPAFSDTEWSELLESVVADPTALAALLEREVPESLSESVLPGAGELVPRCSCPDVARPPCKHAAALCYRAARLLDADPFVLLLLRGRGERELLEELTRRNAAHAAREQPDETPDFPGVPARAALVRTVLPPLPAPLAAPSAVGMPPAYPADPAAPDPLALDQLAADAAARALALLRTAEDPMAGLSRWQDAVRLASAHPTAGLTGAARALYRELARATGRSTTDLARGAAAWRQGGLPALLALEEPWDPPAGPFDRARPALLAAAQGAFRPDRNRLTGTGRQLRLGRDALWYSYENRLGDDDWWPTGRRPSPDPVTALLG